The following proteins are encoded in a genomic region of Methylibium petroleiphilum PM1:
- a CDS encoding AraC family transcriptional regulator — protein MKGVPPHFDHPLDAVEFRRPGHREGVELYRAHIVRHAFEPHTHEAFGLGAIESGVERFRYRGADHLAPADSLVLMNPDELHTGRAETDGGWRYRMVYLDVDVVERISGERGWHFGDAVGHDAPRARRVGALLQRLWQADEPLAFDILLHTLLAEFRSHARVARESPAEGALRFAPVVDYLRAHLDRRLTLDELAAVAGLSPFHFLRRFKAQYHVTPQQMLMALRLFEAKRLLAAGDPAAQVAAATGLTDQAHLTRSFARRYGVTPARYQRQVRRR, from the coding sequence ATGAAGGGCGTGCCGCCGCATTTCGACCACCCGCTCGATGCCGTCGAGTTCCGCCGCCCGGGCCACCGCGAGGGCGTCGAGCTGTACCGCGCGCACATCGTGCGCCACGCCTTCGAGCCGCACACCCACGAGGCCTTCGGCCTGGGCGCCATCGAGTCGGGTGTCGAGCGCTTCCGCTACCGCGGCGCGGACCACCTGGCGCCGGCCGACTCGCTGGTGCTGATGAACCCCGACGAACTGCACACCGGCCGCGCCGAGACCGACGGCGGCTGGCGCTACCGCATGGTCTACCTCGATGTCGACGTGGTCGAGCGCATCAGCGGCGAGCGCGGCTGGCATTTCGGCGACGCGGTGGGCCACGACGCGCCACGCGCGCGCCGCGTCGGTGCGCTGCTGCAGCGGCTCTGGCAGGCCGACGAGCCGCTCGCGTTCGACATCCTGCTGCACACGCTGCTGGCCGAGTTCCGCAGCCACGCCCGCGTGGCACGTGAGAGCCCGGCCGAAGGCGCGCTGCGTTTCGCGCCGGTGGTGGACTATCTGCGCGCCCATCTCGATCGCCGGCTCACGCTCGACGAACTGGCGGCGGTGGCCGGCCTCAGCCCCTTCCATTTCCTGCGCCGCTTCAAGGCGCAGTACCACGTCACGCCGCAGCAGATGCTGATGGCGCTGCGGCTGTTCGAGGCCAAGCGCCTGCTGGCGGCCGGCGACCCGGCGGCGCAGGTCGCCGCGGCCACCGGGCTCACCGACCAGGCGCACCTGACGCGCAGCTTCGCGCGCCGCTACGGCGTCACGCCGGCGCGTTACCAGCGGCAGGTGCGACGGCGCTAG
- a CDS encoding DedA family protein/thiosulfate sulfurtransferase GlpE, whose amino-acid sequence MQALIALVVQHGLIVVFATTLAARIGVPLPAAPLLVVAGGLAVGGTLSLPALLAVAVVANVLGDAAWFVAGRHHGHRVLGLLCRISLSPDSCVRQSEALILRWGGSSLVAAKFVPGVSVVAAPMAGAVGMSAARFVAYDALGGAVWSLVFLGLGAVFSTQIQALLDVLARAGAAATALLLLAVAGFVLWRYLRRRRFRNAAAMSRITQAELQALIDEGAEPVILDVRSGAAAGLDLRHIPGAWRVELSEVATHASQLPRDREIVLYCNCPNEASAATAAQALRAAGLPRVRPLAGGLEGWAAMGRAVAEGRPPPLS is encoded by the coding sequence GTGCAGGCCCTCATCGCCCTCGTCGTCCAGCACGGCCTGATCGTCGTGTTCGCCACCACGCTGGCGGCGCGCATCGGCGTGCCGCTGCCGGCTGCGCCGTTGCTGGTGGTGGCCGGCGGCCTGGCGGTCGGCGGCACGCTGTCGCTGCCGGCGCTGCTGGCGGTTGCGGTCGTCGCCAACGTGCTGGGCGATGCGGCATGGTTCGTTGCCGGGCGGCACCATGGGCATCGCGTGCTCGGGCTGCTGTGCCGCATCTCGCTGTCGCCCGATTCCTGCGTGCGCCAGAGCGAGGCGCTGATCCTGCGCTGGGGCGGCAGCTCGTTGGTGGCGGCCAAGTTCGTGCCTGGCGTCTCGGTCGTCGCGGCGCCGATGGCCGGCGCGGTGGGCATGAGCGCCGCGCGCTTCGTCGCCTACGACGCGCTGGGCGGGGCCGTCTGGTCGCTGGTGTTCCTGGGTCTGGGCGCGGTGTTCAGCACGCAGATCCAGGCGCTGCTCGACGTGCTGGCCCGGGCTGGCGCCGCGGCGACCGCGCTGCTGCTGCTGGCCGTCGCCGGCTTCGTGCTGTGGCGCTACCTGCGGCGGCGGCGCTTCCGCAACGCCGCAGCGATGTCCCGCATCACGCAGGCCGAGCTGCAGGCGCTGATCGATGAGGGCGCAGAGCCCGTGATCCTCGACGTGCGCTCCGGCGCCGCCGCTGGACTCGATCTGCGCCACATTCCCGGCGCATGGCGCGTGGAGTTGAGCGAGGTCGCGACGCATGCGTCGCAGTTGCCGCGCGACCGCGAGATCGTGCTGTATTGCAACTGCCCCAACGAGGCCTCGGCGGCCACCGCCGCGCAGGCGCTGCGGGCGGCGGGGTTGCCGCGCGTGCGACCGCTGGCCGGCGGACTGGAGGGCTGGGCGGCGATGGGCCGCGCGGTGGCCGAGGGCCGGCCGCCGCCGCTGTCCTAG
- a CDS encoding IMPACT family protein: MPSTLATAVHSELLIRKSRFIGCVEPVADRPAALLRVAALRTLHPGAAHVCWALLAGGASAAVDDGEPGGTAGRPMLEVLRHQDLDGVLATVVRYFGGVKLGAGGLVRAYTDAVAQALLGADKRPLQRLQTLRCVLPYALEGWLRRELDAAGAGTLQVSHGMHVELQFSLPEGDAAALRRRLDDGGQGRLVWVAPSD; this comes from the coding sequence ATGCCCAGCACCCTGGCCACCGCCGTCCACAGCGAACTGCTGATCCGCAAGAGCCGCTTCATCGGCTGCGTCGAGCCGGTGGCCGACCGGCCCGCGGCACTGCTGCGCGTGGCCGCGCTGCGGACCCTGCACCCCGGGGCCGCGCACGTGTGCTGGGCACTGCTGGCCGGTGGCGCCTCGGCGGCGGTCGACGACGGCGAGCCCGGCGGCACCGCGGGCCGACCGATGCTGGAGGTGCTGCGCCACCAGGATCTCGATGGCGTGCTGGCCACCGTGGTGCGCTACTTCGGCGGCGTGAAGCTCGGCGCCGGCGGCCTGGTGCGCGCCTACACCGACGCGGTGGCCCAGGCCCTGCTCGGCGCCGACAAGCGGCCGCTGCAGCGACTGCAGACGCTGCGCTGCGTGCTGCCCTATGCGCTCGAAGGCTGGCTGCGCCGCGAGCTCGACGCCGCCGGCGCCGGCACGCTGCAGGTCAGCCACGGCATGCATGTGGAGCTGCAGTTCAGCCTGCCCGAGGGCGACGCCGCGGCGCTGCGGCGTCGGCTCGACGACGGCGGCCAGGGCCGGCTGGTCTGGGTGGCGCCGTCGGACTGA
- a CDS encoding recombination-associated protein RdgC: MFKNLTVYRIGPEWSGSATQIEERLATARFTECGATQALSAGWVPPRGQAHGALVESVAGQWLATLMVEQKLLPAAVVKRRTDELAQRAEHDTGRKPGRKHLKELKEQAALELLPMAFTKRATFRVWLDPQRRLLIVDASSPARAGDVVTHLVKVLDGLPVAPLQTALSAATAMAAWLADGEPPQAFSVDRECELKSDDEQKSVVRYARHRLDTDEVRQHIGEGKRPTRLALTWQGRVSFVLTDAGQIKKLDFLDGVFDAHPGRADADAAFDADVAIATGELVQLIPDLVDALGGEADPVAGASPLPELKAA, translated from the coding sequence TTGTTCAAGAACCTGACGGTCTACCGCATCGGCCCCGAGTGGTCGGGCAGCGCGACGCAGATCGAGGAGCGCCTCGCCACCGCGCGCTTCACCGAATGCGGCGCCACGCAGGCCCTGTCGGCCGGCTGGGTGCCGCCGCGCGGGCAGGCGCACGGCGCGCTGGTCGAGAGCGTCGCAGGCCAGTGGCTGGCGACGCTGATGGTCGAGCAGAAGCTGCTGCCGGCCGCCGTGGTGAAGCGCCGCACCGACGAGCTGGCGCAACGCGCCGAGCACGACACCGGCCGCAAGCCGGGCCGCAAGCACCTGAAGGAGCTGAAGGAGCAGGCGGCCCTGGAGCTGCTGCCGATGGCATTCACGAAGCGCGCGACGTTCCGCGTCTGGCTCGACCCGCAGCGGCGCCTGCTGATCGTCGACGCCAGCAGCCCGGCGCGCGCCGGCGACGTGGTCACGCACCTGGTCAAGGTGCTCGACGGCCTGCCGGTCGCACCGCTGCAGACCGCGCTGTCGGCCGCGACCGCGATGGCCGCCTGGCTGGCCGACGGCGAGCCGCCACAGGCCTTCTCGGTGGACCGCGAGTGCGAGCTGAAGTCCGACGACGAGCAGAAGTCGGTGGTGCGCTATGCGCGCCACCGGCTCGACACCGACGAGGTGCGGCAGCACATCGGCGAGGGCAAGCGGCCGACGCGGCTGGCCCTGACCTGGCAGGGCCGCGTGTCCTTCGTGCTGACCGACGCGGGGCAGATCAAGAAGCTCGACTTTCTCGACGGCGTGTTCGACGCCCACCCCGGCCGCGCCGACGCCGATGCGGCCTTCGATGCCGATGTCGCCATCGCCACCGGCGAGCTGGTGCAGCTCATCCCCGACCTGGTCGACGCGCTGGGCGGCGAGGCCGATCCCGTCGCCGGCGCGTCACCGCTGCCGGAACTGAAGGCGGCCTGA
- a CDS encoding isocitrate lyase/PEP mutase family protein, translating to MSGNESVAARAAAQAERAGRLRALHERDGAFVIPNPWDAGSAKLLAAMGFEALATTSAGYAFSIGRPDMEGAVTRDETFANARAIVEATELPVSADLENGFGDDPASCAETVRMAARAGLVGGSIEDASGRRDAPIYPFDLAVDRVRAAVRTARTLPFPFVLTARAENLLHGRIDLADTLRRLEAYAEAGADVLYAPGLKTPEDIAAVVKAVAPRPVNVVMGLAGAALSFDELQHLGVKRISVGSSLARAAYGAFLRAAHEIRADGTFTYAEAAVPFGEINAMFRR from the coding sequence ATGAGCGGAAACGAAAGCGTCGCGGCCCGGGCCGCGGCCCAGGCCGAACGCGCCGGGCGACTGCGCGCACTGCACGAGCGCGACGGCGCGTTCGTGATTCCCAACCCGTGGGATGCCGGCTCGGCGAAGCTGCTCGCCGCGATGGGCTTCGAGGCGCTGGCCACCACCAGCGCCGGCTATGCGTTCTCGATCGGCCGGCCGGACATGGAGGGCGCGGTCACGCGCGACGAGACCTTCGCCAACGCCCGCGCGATCGTCGAGGCCACCGAGCTGCCGGTGTCGGCCGACCTGGAGAACGGCTTCGGCGACGATCCGGCCTCCTGCGCCGAGACCGTGCGCATGGCCGCGCGGGCTGGCCTGGTGGGCGGCTCGATCGAGGACGCCAGCGGCCGTCGCGATGCGCCGATCTATCCCTTCGACTTGGCGGTCGACCGCGTCCGGGCCGCGGTGCGCACGGCGCGGACGCTGCCGTTCCCGTTCGTGCTGACCGCGCGCGCGGAGAACCTGCTGCACGGCCGCATCGACCTCGCCGACACCCTCCGCCGGCTCGAGGCCTACGCCGAGGCCGGTGCCGACGTGCTGTACGCCCCCGGGCTGAAGACGCCCGAGGACATCGCCGCGGTGGTGAAGGCGGTCGCGCCGCGGCCCGTCAACGTGGTGATGGGCCTCGCGGGAGCGGCGCTGTCGTTCGACGAACTCCAGCACCTGGGCGTCAAGCGCATCAGCGTGGGCTCGTCGCTGGCGCGCGCCGCCTACGGGGCCTTCCTGCGCGCGGCGCACGAGATCCGCGCCGACGGCACGTTCACCTACGCCGAGGCGGCCGTGCCGTTCGGCGAGATCAACGCGATGTTCCGCCGCTGA
- the ilvD gene encoding dihydroxy-acid dehydratase: MARSFRSNFEPGSTRWAVRHAQWSAMGIAEADFDKPKIAVVNTSSGLSVCFQHLDGIAKRVAEAIRAAGGLPLEIRTAAPSDFVTSAGRQGRYLMPTRDLIVNDIEVQVEGAELDGMLLLSSCDKTTPAHLMAAGRLDVPSLVLACGYQLGRQCGEHHVDIEEVYKAVGTVKAGQMDLDTLQGMCRVAIDGPGVCAGLATANSMHCLAEALGMALPGNAPVRADGPRLHALAAQAGARIVEMVQQDLRPRDILTPGAFRNAVRFAVATGCSVNVMRHLIAIAIESECPVDVIAEFERAADEVPMLTRIRPNGPDRIETFEAAGGVRGVLRQLAPQLDREVLTADGRRLGALIDETPAPDVACIRPLADPFAREPGLMIIRGSLAPDGALVKLAAVPAAIRRFRGEARVFEDEALAIEGLKTGAVRPGQVIVLRMLGPKGGPGTVFAASFMAALVGAGLGSEVAVVTDGELSGLNSGITIGQVMPEAAEGGPLAAVRDGDAIEIDLTARRIELQVPAEEVARRLEGFVPPEPGGRFGWLHLYGTLVQPLSRGAVLGVRPVLTPADPQR; encoded by the coding sequence ATGGCCCGTTCCTTCCGCAGCAATTTCGAGCCCGGTTCCACGCGCTGGGCGGTGCGTCATGCGCAGTGGAGCGCGATGGGCATCGCCGAGGCCGATTTCGACAAGCCCAAGATCGCCGTCGTCAACACCTCCAGCGGCCTGTCGGTGTGCTTCCAGCACCTCGACGGCATCGCGAAGCGGGTGGCCGAGGCGATCCGCGCCGCCGGCGGGCTGCCGCTGGAGATCCGCACCGCGGCGCCGTCCGACTTCGTCACCAGCGCGGGCCGCCAGGGCCGCTACCTGATGCCCACGCGCGACCTGATCGTCAACGACATCGAGGTGCAGGTCGAGGGCGCCGAGCTCGACGGCATGCTGCTGCTGTCGAGCTGCGACAAGACCACGCCGGCCCACCTGATGGCCGCCGGCCGCCTGGACGTGCCCAGCCTGGTGCTGGCCTGCGGCTACCAGCTCGGCCGCCAGTGCGGCGAGCACCACGTCGACATCGAGGAGGTCTACAAGGCGGTCGGCACCGTCAAGGCCGGCCAGATGGACCTCGACACGCTGCAGGGCATGTGCCGTGTGGCGATCGATGGCCCCGGCGTGTGTGCCGGTCTTGCCACTGCCAACTCGATGCACTGCCTGGCCGAGGCGCTGGGCATGGCGCTGCCCGGCAACGCGCCGGTGCGCGCCGACGGCCCGCGGCTGCATGCGCTGGCGGCGCAGGCCGGAGCACGCATCGTCGAGATGGTGCAGCAGGACCTGCGGCCGCGAGACATCCTCACGCCCGGCGCCTTCCGCAACGCGGTGCGCTTCGCGGTGGCGACCGGCTGCTCGGTCAACGTGATGCGCCACCTGATCGCCATCGCGATCGAGTCCGAGTGCCCGGTCGATGTGATCGCGGAGTTCGAGCGCGCCGCCGACGAGGTGCCGATGCTCACGCGCATCCGGCCCAACGGGCCGGACCGCATCGAGACCTTCGAGGCCGCGGGCGGCGTGCGCGGCGTGCTCCGGCAGCTGGCGCCGCAGCTCGACCGCGAGGTGCTCACCGCCGACGGCCGGCGCCTGGGCGCGTTGATCGACGAGACCCCGGCGCCCGACGTCGCCTGCATTCGGCCGCTGGCCGATCCGTTCGCGCGCGAGCCGGGGCTGATGATCATCCGCGGCTCGCTCGCGCCCGACGGCGCGCTGGTCAAGCTGGCGGCGGTGCCGGCGGCGATCCGCCGCTTCCGCGGCGAGGCCCGGGTGTTCGAGGACGAGGCGCTGGCGATCGAGGGCCTGAAGACCGGCGCGGTGCGCCCGGGTCAGGTGATCGTGCTGCGCATGCTGGGCCCGAAGGGCGGGCCGGGCACGGTGTTCGCGGCCAGTTTCATGGCCGCGCTGGTTGGCGCCGGGCTGGGCAGCGAGGTGGCGGTGGTCACCGATGGCGAACTGTCGGGCCTGAACAGCGGCATCACCATCGGCCAGGTGATGCCGGAGGCGGCCGAGGGCGGCCCGCTGGCGGCGGTGCGCGACGGCGACGCGATCGAGATCGACCTGACGGCACGCCGCATCGAACTGCAGGTGCCGGCCGAGGAGGTGGCACGCCGGCTCGAAGGCTTCGTGCCGCCGGAGCCGGGCGGCCGCTTCGGCTGGCTGCACCTGTACGGCACACTGGTGCAGCCGCTGTCCAGGGGCGCGGTGCTCGGTGTGCGGCCGGTGCTGACGCCGGCGGACCCGCAGCGCTGA
- a CDS encoding FAD-dependent oxidoreductase, giving the protein MDARPGQRVEVDVLVVGGGATGVAAATVAARAGLKTLLVERYGFCGGGAVAGLSGTVCGLYEAEEAPRRPKQIVHGFVDDFIAAMEQRGGLAEPVLYGKTWTRVHEPLAWRESADALLGSAGVRLAYHALATGVHRDGDRIDGATVWTKGGLLDVRAGLTIDASGDADLVAMAGLETYCGADGVVQNPTMIFRLQGVDVARFKEAYGSDTIMPPEVTALIAAAADAGYALPRQKIWLFETTRPGELLCNCTRVRGADGRELNCIDGDDFTEAEVEGRRQVREYARFFKDRLAGCEASWVNDTAVQVGVRQTRQARGLATLRNEDVVQGSKFADGVARSPWPIELHAGSKPRVQWLLNDWYEVPWGCFVPERGEGLLFGGRCLSAEHEAVASARVTAQCFSYGHALGVAATVALRERTPVRAIPGSVIRELLNRQGARLDG; this is encoded by the coding sequence ATGGATGCGAGACCGGGTCAGCGTGTCGAGGTCGACGTGCTCGTGGTCGGCGGCGGCGCCACCGGCGTGGCCGCGGCAACCGTCGCGGCCCGCGCCGGGCTGAAGACCTTGCTGGTGGAGCGCTACGGCTTCTGCGGCGGCGGCGCGGTGGCGGGCCTGTCGGGCACCGTCTGCGGACTCTACGAAGCCGAGGAGGCGCCGCGGCGGCCGAAGCAGATCGTGCACGGCTTCGTCGACGACTTCATCGCCGCGATGGAGCAACGCGGCGGACTGGCCGAGCCGGTGCTCTACGGCAAGACATGGACCCGGGTGCACGAGCCGCTGGCGTGGCGCGAATCGGCCGATGCGCTGCTGGGCTCGGCCGGCGTGCGGCTCGCGTACCACGCGCTGGCGACCGGCGTGCACCGCGACGGCGACCGCATCGACGGCGCAACGGTGTGGACCAAGGGCGGCCTGCTCGATGTGCGCGCCGGCCTCACGATCGACGCCAGCGGCGATGCCGACCTGGTGGCGATGGCCGGCCTCGAGACCTACTGCGGTGCCGATGGCGTGGTGCAGAACCCGACGATGATCTTCCGCCTGCAGGGCGTGGACGTGGCGCGTTTCAAGGAGGCCTACGGCAGCGACACCATCATGCCGCCCGAGGTCACGGCGCTGATCGCTGCTGCGGCCGACGCCGGCTACGCCTTGCCGCGCCAGAAGATCTGGCTGTTCGAGACCACGCGTCCCGGCGAGTTGCTGTGCAACTGCACGCGCGTGCGCGGCGCCGACGGGCGCGAGCTGAACTGCATCGACGGCGACGACTTCACCGAGGCCGAGGTCGAGGGCCGCCGCCAGGTGCGCGAGTACGCCCGCTTCTTCAAGGACCGGTTGGCCGGCTGCGAGGCGAGCTGGGTCAACGACACCGCGGTGCAGGTGGGCGTGCGCCAGACCCGCCAGGCACGCGGCCTGGCGACGCTGCGCAACGAGGACGTGGTGCAGGGCAGCAAGTTCGCCGACGGCGTGGCGCGCTCGCCCTGGCCCATCGAGCTGCATGCCGGCAGCAAGCCGCGCGTGCAGTGGCTGCTGAACGACTGGTACGAGGTGCCCTGGGGCTGCTTCGTGCCCGAGCGCGGCGAGGGCCTGCTGTTCGGCGGGCGCTGTCTGTCGGCCGAGCACGAGGCCGTGGCCTCGGCGCGCGTCACCGCGCAGTGCTTCTCCTATGGCCACGCGCTGGGCGTGGCCGCCACCGTGGCGCTGCGCGAGCGCACGCCGGTGCGGGCCATTCCGGGCAGCGTGATCCGCGAGCTGCTGAACCGGCAGGGCGCCCGCCTCGACGGCTGA
- a CDS encoding TRAP transporter large permease, with amino-acid sequence MSDYLPFFMLPLAFTLMFLGVQVAFAMMLTAAAFGLAIFGPNVIHQFVEKIDDLSSNFVFAAVPLFVFMGAMLEKSGIADRLFEAIHIWTRRLPGGLAIATVLMCIVFAASSGVIGATESVVGLLTIPIMLRYGYNKSLISGTICAGGSLGTIIPPSVVVVVMGPLANLSVGDLMYGMVLPGFLMAGLYLAYIFVLCIVKPEMGRRIPPEPGDPTFMQKLAITTRNLVPPLGMIVAVLGSILLGLASPTEAAAIGALCSVGLTVLYGRFTWPGLYESLLKTLRVTAMIMFVLLGGTLFTGVFIGGGGINLASSMITHLDLSPWALLGMMLFILFIAGFFLDWISIVLIFLPIFTPLVTAAGFDPVWFCILFLIMIQTSYLTPPMAPAIFYLRAVAPPEITMRHMYWGMIPFIALQVITLACTLMWPQLVTWLPSVAMQMR; translated from the coding sequence ATGAGCGATTACCTGCCCTTCTTCATGCTGCCGCTGGCCTTCACGCTGATGTTCCTCGGCGTGCAGGTGGCGTTCGCGATGATGCTGACCGCGGCCGCCTTCGGGCTGGCCATCTTCGGTCCCAACGTCATCCACCAGTTCGTCGAGAAGATCGACGACCTGTCGTCGAACTTCGTGTTCGCCGCGGTGCCGCTGTTCGTCTTCATGGGCGCGATGCTCGAGAAGTCGGGCATCGCCGACCGCCTGTTCGAGGCCATCCACATCTGGACGCGCCGCCTGCCCGGCGGCCTGGCGATCGCCACGGTGTTGATGTGCATCGTGTTCGCGGCCTCCAGCGGCGTGATCGGCGCGACCGAGTCGGTGGTGGGCCTGCTCACGATCCCGATCATGCTGCGCTACGGCTACAACAAGAGCCTGATCAGCGGCACCATCTGCGCCGGCGGCTCGCTGGGCACCATCATCCCGCCGTCGGTCGTGGTGGTCGTGATGGGCCCGCTGGCCAACCTGTCGGTCGGCGACCTGATGTACGGCATGGTGCTGCCGGGCTTCCTGATGGCCGGGCTCTACCTCGCCTACATCTTCGTGCTGTGCATCGTGAAGCCGGAGATGGGGCGGCGCATCCCGCCGGAGCCCGGCGATCCGACCTTCATGCAGAAGCTCGCCATCACCACCCGCAATCTGGTGCCACCGCTGGGCATGATCGTCGCGGTTCTCGGCTCCATCCTGCTGGGCCTGGCGTCGCCGACCGAGGCGGCCGCGATCGGCGCGCTCTGCTCGGTGGGACTGACCGTGCTCTACGGCCGCTTCACCTGGCCGGGGCTGTACGAGTCGCTGCTGAAGACGCTGCGCGTCACCGCGATGATCATGTTCGTGCTGCTGGGCGGCACGCTGTTCACCGGCGTCTTCATCGGCGGCGGCGGCATCAATCTCGCCAGCTCGATGATCACGCACCTGGACCTGTCGCCGTGGGCGCTGCTGGGGATGATGCTGTTCATCCTGTTCATCGCCGGCTTCTTCCTCGACTGGATCTCGATCGTGCTGATCTTCCTGCCGATCTTCACGCCGCTGGTCACCGCGGCGGGCTTCGATCCGGTGTGGTTCTGCATCCTGTTCCTGATCATGATCCAGACCAGCTACCTGACGCCGCCGATGGCGCCGGCCATCTTCTACCTGCGTGCCGTGGCACCGCCGGAGATCACGATGCGGCACATGTACTGGGGAATGATCCCGTTCATCGCGCTGCAGGTCATCACGCTGGCCTGCACGCTGATGTGGCCCCAGCTCGTGACCTGGCTGCCGAGCGTCGCGATGCAGATGAGGTGA
- a CDS encoding TRAP transporter small permease subunit — protein MNRLIVLLERLVVAVGIAAAMLLVPLVLATAWEVVARYAFGAPTIWAYEVGYLLTGSHFLLGLAYTLRQGEHIRIDVLSARIGPTTRRRIDAVAYAVVLPLLVWLSVALFNYFMAGYTRGETSGQSALNLPVWPFRAVFVLSFTMFALQVFCELLKSLMAPKNDQEAQPS, from the coding sequence TTGAACCGCCTCATCGTCTTGCTGGAGCGCCTGGTCGTGGCGGTCGGCATCGCCGCGGCGATGCTGCTCGTGCCGCTGGTGCTCGCCACCGCCTGGGAGGTCGTCGCGCGCTACGCGTTCGGCGCGCCCACCATCTGGGCCTACGAGGTCGGCTACCTGCTGACCGGCTCGCACTTCCTGCTCGGGCTGGCCTACACGCTGCGCCAGGGTGAGCACATCCGCATCGACGTGCTCAGCGCCCGCATCGGGCCGACGACCCGGCGCCGCATCGACGCCGTCGCCTACGCCGTCGTGCTGCCGCTGCTGGTGTGGCTGAGCGTGGCGCTCTTCAACTACTTCATGGCCGGCTACACGCGCGGCGAGACCTCCGGGCAGTCGGCGCTGAATCTGCCGGTGTGGCCGTTCCGCGCGGTCTTCGTCCTGTCGTTCACGATGTTCGCTCTGCAGGTGTTCTGCGAACTGCTGAAGTCGCTGATGGCCCCGAAGAACGATCAAGAGGCTCAGCCGTCATGA
- the dctP gene encoding TRAP transporter substrate-binding protein DctP, protein MKRRNFVNATLGSAGLFAAAGALAQTAGPSYSWKMATGWAGGPIMDIGAKAFAERMEFFSGGRFKIQTFPGGGLGNALKVPETVKNGLAECGHTWMGYDWGKDPTTVLFGGYAGTFDTERMLHWLYESGGADLQRQFREDTDGVISMPLFIRTAEVFLHSRKPVKSLADLKGLKLRTAGAWLEMSKDLGAAPVTTAAGDVFPMLERGAIDATEWGTPWENVSPGFYKVAKYLSYPGVHQPTAPFELVINKDVWAKLSPNDKKLIEVVAKMVTMETYLRIGAEDAKAMEFYKKQGVTLVHLDDEVQYTARKIGLDWAEATAKENKHKWFARVHKSQVEFDAAWKDADDWRKVKVKRA, encoded by the coding sequence ATGAAGCGTCGCAATTTCGTCAACGCCACCCTGGGCAGCGCCGGCCTCTTCGCCGCGGCCGGCGCGCTGGCCCAGACCGCCGGTCCGAGCTACAGCTGGAAGATGGCCACCGGCTGGGCCGGTGGCCCCATCATGGACATCGGCGCCAAGGCCTTCGCCGAGCGCATGGAGTTCTTCTCGGGCGGGCGCTTCAAGATCCAGACCTTCCCGGGCGGTGGCCTCGGCAATGCGCTGAAGGTGCCCGAGACGGTGAAGAACGGCCTGGCCGAATGCGGCCACACCTGGATGGGCTACGACTGGGGCAAGGACCCGACGACGGTGCTGTTCGGTGGCTACGCCGGCACCTTCGACACCGAGCGCATGCTGCACTGGCTCTATGAATCCGGTGGCGCCGACCTGCAGCGTCAGTTCCGCGAGGACACGGACGGCGTGATCTCGATGCCGCTGTTCATCCGTACCGCCGAGGTCTTCCTGCACTCGCGCAAGCCCGTCAAGAGCCTGGCCGACCTGAAGGGCCTGAAGCTGCGCACCGCCGGTGCCTGGCTGGAGATGTCCAAGGACCTCGGTGCCGCGCCGGTGACCACCGCCGCCGGTGACGTGTTCCCGATGCTCGAGCGCGGCGCGATCGACGCTACCGAGTGGGGCACCCCGTGGGAGAACGTGTCGCCCGGCTTCTACAAGGTCGCCAAGTACCTCAGCTACCCCGGCGTGCACCAGCCGACCGCGCCGTTCGAACTGGTGATCAACAAGGACGTGTGGGCCAAGCTGAGCCCCAACGACAAGAAGCTGATCGAGGTGGTCGCCAAGATGGTGACGATGGAAACCTACCTGCGCATCGGCGCCGAAGACGCGAAGGCGATGGAGTTCTACAAGAAGCAGGGCGTGACGCTGGTGCACCTGGACGACGAGGTCCAGTACACGGCCCGCAAGATCGGCCTCGACTGGGCCGAGGCCACGGCCAAGGAGAACAAGCACAAGTGGTTCGCGCGCGTGCACAAGAGCCAGGTCGAGTTCGACGCGGCCTGGAAGGACGCCGACGACTGGCGCAAGGTGAAGGTCAAGCGCGCCTGA